Part of the bacterium genome, CACTGTATCAGGCCTGCGTTCGCGATGTTGGGCTGGCACACCGAAGGCCGCCACACTCCCCCAAGCAATCAACACCACCCCTAAACATAATTTCATCCCGATTGTTTTTTTGCTCATTCTTGATCCTCCCTTATGCTCTTTTGAATTCAATACTGTAAATTCACATGAGTAGTTAGCAATCTCCGTGCCAACACATTTTAGTAAAGTTGTTAATATCTGATAAACAACACGATGCGACCGATCCCTTGTATGCCTCCTATGGCTCACCGGCTGAATTCGGGAAATAATCCCCATACGATGTGGGAATTATTCACCATGCATGTATTTCGCCATGATTTTTCTTTGTCGTTTACGGCCCCATCGCTTGCCGCTGTCGTCCCCCTGAGCCATCACGCAGCCGCTGGCCATTCCCGGTCCCATCGCATTGCCCTTGTCCCCATAGCGACTGACGGATGGTGTCACCATTCATTCCCGATCGGTGTTGCTGACAAGAATAACGGACTGTTCTCAGAACTTCCGACCGTCGCAGATTACGTTGCAGGCAGTCGATCATCAGCGTGGACACGGCATTTTCATTCATGCCATTAAGCATCATGGATTCACCTGCCTCGATTACCGCTTGAACCTGTCCCGGCCGGCGCCCCCGGCTTTCGGTCAGCACCTTCTCAAGTGTCTGCTCACTCATGCCGCTTTCCAGCGCCAGGGTCGCTGAGTAAATGACGCCGCCGGAGGGCTGACCGGTAGTGTTGGCTAGACTCGTGGCTCGTTCCAGATGCCGGTAACGCTTATGACACGCCTGCGCCAGCGTCTCGGCGGGGACACGTTTAACAAGCCCTTCTTGAATTTTATCCAGAATCGAACGAGCAGGGAGTCCCTGTTTGCATGCTTGAAGCGCGGGCTGCAATACCTGGGCGGCTTGATCTGCCGTGTATCCCGCGGTGCGGGCCTTTTGAACAAAAGGCTCGACCTGCTCTGATGACAATCCTGCTCGCTCGGCATTTCGGGAAACCTCCGTCCAGTCAGAGGCATACAGAATGGGCACACTGATCATGGCCATCATCAGCGAAAGAGCCCTCGTTAATGTCGTTTTCATAACAGTGATCCTATAATTCCAGAATGGCATTTTGATTGCCGAACCCATCGGCCCGATGTGCCAGGGCCAGGGGATCCGTCACCCAGATCTCCCCATCTTCCAGAAACAGATACTCGTAATGACCGGGCGGAAGGGAAACTGTGGCAGTCCAATTCCCGGTTGCGTCCGGCCCATGCAACAACACTTTTCCTCGCTGCCAGTTATTAAAACTTCCTGCCAGCTCAACACTCTTGGCGCCGGGTGCCCGCATTTCAAAAGTCACCTGAATGCTATCCAAAGCTGATGATGACTGTTGCCAGAACATAGATCCTATACCCAGCAGTATTGCGGCTGCTGCCCCAGCCAAAACGGGAGT contains:
- a CDS encoding glycogen-binding domain-containing protein; the encoded protein is MKQNEPSGLVEEGVVKRIRESRVTAPADFLSRVMQRLPDRPEPTWSERVQICWPSDRRWWTPVLAGAAAAILLGIGSMFWQQSSSALDSIQVTFEMRAPGAKSVELAGSFNNWQRGKVLLHGPDATGNWTATVSLPPGHYEYLFLEDGEIWVTDPLALAHRADGFGNQNAILEL